A stretch of Fusobacterium periodonticum ATCC 33693 DNA encodes these proteins:
- a CDS encoding Rha family transcriptional regulator has translation MNYVVKIESKNGINVVSSRVVAKELGKNHSDVLDSLNNILEKGDFRSLIIPSNYQVKGQKRNYKEYLLTKDGFTLYMFNIQGYNDFKMAYINEFNRMEQALKVGKQEKLPFSEIKPTTWRGVPVMEVSELEKLTGIDRCLIHTNLRKDKITLRHRDFLEYKEENSNNYYASASSVSLLFKEVVIWICKRYGVYEKYKDFIENYFRTDNRIECKVIDKPFNDKYYNEMYECMVKAYQFESQIEKIYEEQLLPLYNRIDKLNDLKRDTMLTPFYGMKYGNILGKNKK, from the coding sequence ATGAATTATGTAGTAAAGATTGAAAGTAAAAATGGTATTAATGTTGTAAGTAGTAGAGTTGTAGCTAAGGAATTAGGAAAAAATCATTCTGATGTTTTGGATAGCTTAAATAATATTTTAGAAAAAGGAGATTTCCGTTCTCTAATAATACCAAGCAATTATCAAGTAAAAGGTCAAAAAAGAAATTATAAAGAATATTTACTAACAAAAGATGGCTTCACATTATATATGTTTAATATTCAAGGGTACAATGATTTTAAGATGGCTTACATAAATGAGTTCAACAGAATGGAACAAGCCTTAAAAGTAGGAAAGCAAGAAAAGCTACCTTTCTCAGAAATAAAACCTACAACTTGGAGAGGTGTTCCTGTTATGGAAGTTTCAGAACTAGAAAAATTAACAGGTATTGATAGATGTCTTATTCATACTAATTTAAGAAAAGATAAGATAACTTTAAGACATAGAGATTTTTTAGAGTATAAAGAAGAAAACTCAAATAATTATTATGCTTCAGCAAGTTCTGTAAGTTTACTTTTTAAGGAAGTTGTCATTTGGATTTGTAAGAGATATGGAGTATATGAAAAATACAAAGATTTCATAGAAAATTATTTTAGAACTGATAACAGAATTGAATGTAAAGTTATTGATAAACCATTCAATGATAAATACTATAATGAGATGTATGAATGTATGGTTAAGGCATATCAATTTGAAAGTCAAATAGAAAAAATCTATGAAGAACAATTATTACCTTTGTACAACAGAATAGATAAATTAAATGACCTTAAAAGAGATACTATGCTAACACCATTTTATGGTATGAAATATGGAAATATTTTAGGAAAGAACAAGAAATAA
- a CDS encoding phage tail tube protein, whose product MADRSIRGYHTIAGAHGTLWIDNEKIAEFSKVNAKVTPDRKDVQLGLSVDSKIVALKGEGSITLEKVYSRGKKIANKLIKGHDPRVRIVTNLADPDTPGKQEERISLDNVWFNSIDLINIARGEVIEEEYPFGFTPEDLAYENDIK is encoded by the coding sequence ATGGCAGATAGAAGTATAAGAGGTTATCATACTATTGCTGGTGCTCACGGTACTCTTTGGATAGATAATGAAAAAATAGCTGAATTTTCTAAAGTTAATGCTAAAGTTACTCCAGACAGAAAAGATGTACAGTTAGGGCTATCTGTGGATAGTAAAATCGTAGCTTTAAAGGGAGAAGGAAGTATTACTCTTGAAAAAGTATATTCAAGAGGTAAAAAAATAGCTAATAAATTAATAAAAGGACATGATCCAAGGGTTAGGATAGTTACTAACTTAGCAGACCCTGATACACCTGGAAAGCAAGAAGAAAGAATATCTTTAGACAATGTTTGGTTTAATTCAATAGATTTAATCAATATTGCTAGAGGAGAAGTTATAGAAGAAGAGTATCCATTTGGATTTACTCCTGAAGATTTAGCTTATGAAAATGATATAAAATAG
- a CDS encoding phage tail sheath C-terminal domain-containing protein → MGNEVGQIKASPNINIEFKTLATTAIQRSERGIVCLILKDTKKTIKWNILKTIADLKDDEWEAKNVKYIKLAMHYGAKKILIRVLQTGENLDDVLGEFKERKMHWLAYPGAEEADDQKLVTWTKQVFGNDGAIGKTVKYVSSFANNTDHVAIVELGNTGTYKSIYGDFTAQEYTAAIAGLIAGMPLNRSADNFVMSDLKEVDYFEPKLGKFSLYNDDEKVRVNYGVNSKTTFDSTWKKDTRKIKIVEGMCFITDDIRDTFKNYWLGIYINDYNNKMNFCSNVTKVYFKEMAPNVLSGDYDNKIEIDLEAQKRLIVLDGKDPEEMTEMEILKYPSGDDVFLTGDVRFADTMANLSLVIKM, encoded by the coding sequence ATGGGAAATGAAGTAGGACAAATAAAAGCTAGTCCAAACATTAATATAGAGTTTAAAACTCTTGCAACAACTGCTATTCAAAGAAGTGAGAGAGGTATAGTTTGCTTAATATTAAAAGATACTAAGAAAACTATAAAATGGAATATTCTAAAAACAATAGCTGATTTAAAAGATGATGAATGGGAAGCTAAAAATGTTAAATACATTAAATTAGCAATGCACTATGGAGCTAAGAAAATATTAATAAGAGTGTTGCAAACTGGAGAGAACTTAGATGATGTTCTAGGTGAATTTAAAGAAAGAAAAATGCATTGGTTAGCATATCCTGGAGCAGAAGAAGCAGATGACCAAAAACTTGTAACTTGGACAAAACAAGTATTTGGAAATGATGGGGCAATAGGAAAGACTGTCAAATATGTATCTAGCTTTGCTAATAATACAGATCATGTTGCAATAGTAGAGCTTGGAAATACAGGAACTTATAAGTCTATTTATGGAGATTTTACAGCACAAGAATACACTGCAGCAATAGCAGGACTTATAGCTGGAATGCCTCTTAATCGTTCTGCTGATAACTTTGTGATGAGTGATTTAAAAGAAGTAGATTACTTTGAGCCAAAACTTGGTAAATTCTCTCTATACAATGATGATGAAAAAGTTAGAGTTAATTATGGTGTTAACTCAAAAACTACTTTCGATAGCACTTGGAAGAAAGATACAAGAAAAATCAAAATCGTTGAAGGGATGTGCTTTATAACTGATGACATAAGAGATACATTTAAAAATTATTGGTTAGGAATTTACATAAATGACTACAATAACAAAATGAATTTCTGCTCTAATGTTACAAAAGTTTACTTTAAAGAAATGGCTCCAAATGTGTTATCAGGAGACTATGACAATAAGATTGAAATAGACTTAGAAGCACAAAAGAGATTGATTGTTTTAGATGGAAAAGACCCAGAAGAAATGACAGAAATGGAAATCTTAAAATATCCATCTGGTGATGATGTATTTTTAACTGGAGATGTTAGATTTGCAGATACTATGGCAAATCTTAGCTTGGTTATAAAGATGTAA
- a CDS encoding phage tail terminator family protein, whose product MKWADIRNALNEIISEKLKVNPYSEDIDNVKKPCFYIDLVSYKKEFNSEYRELKTIDVDIIYYPKTNGKLTNAEILENLENLDNALEIEGKKVLHVLDRFLTLRNTDIKIVDRVGHYVFTLSLYDLYGKPYDYELMNDLELRFKEGGSN is encoded by the coding sequence ATGAAATGGGCAGATATAAGGAATGCATTAAATGAGATTATTTCTGAAAAACTAAAAGTAAACCCATACAGTGAGGATATAGATAATGTCAAAAAGCCTTGCTTTTATATTGACTTAGTTAGCTATAAAAAAGAGTTTAACTCTGAATATAGAGAGCTAAAAACAATAGATGTTGATATTATCTACTATCCAAAAACTAATGGAAAGCTAACTAATGCTGAGATATTAGAGAATTTAGAAAACTTAGATAATGCTTTGGAAATAGAAGGTAAAAAGGTTTTACATGTACTAGATAGATTTCTAACTTTAAGAAATACAGATATAAAAATTGTAGATAGAGTTGGTCATTATGTATTTACACTAAGTTTATATGATTTATATGGAAAACCTTATGATTATGAATTAATGAATGATTTAGAATTAAGATTTAAAGAAGGAGGTAGCAATTAA
- a CDS encoding HK97 gp10 family phage protein yields the protein MELKGFKEFDKILDEIKTKAPQATEKFLMLQAEDLKKDVKNLTPVDTGTLKNAWQRENGKRLTGNTFSQIVFNMTNYAHHVEYGHRVGRSKTKFVKGRFMLRTAVSMRQIKFYKDLKNFYGGLIKK from the coding sequence ATGGAACTTAAAGGATTTAAGGAATTCGATAAAATTCTTGATGAAATAAAAACAAAGGCTCCACAAGCTACTGAAAAATTTTTAATGTTACAAGCTGAAGATTTAAAAAAAGATGTTAAGAATCTAACACCTGTCGACACTGGAACTTTAAAAAATGCTTGGCAAAGAGAAAACGGAAAGAGATTAACTGGAAATACATTCTCTCAAATTGTATTTAACATGACTAATTATGCTCATCATGTTGAGTATGGTCATAGAGTTGGAAGAAGCAAAACAAAATTTGTTAAAGGTAGATTTATGCTTAGAACAGCTGTATCTATGAGACAAATTAAATTCTATAAAGATTTAAAAAATTTTTATGGAGGATTGATAAAAAAATGA
- a CDS encoding SU10 major capsid protein, translating to MAGKIDKQLNSTNQAISNDILDELQLVNPNNSPIISHVLRGGRVSETTSTTIEWIDHYERKTTSSLKVALSAGATEIQVVDEDILVQDALLSIGDEIVKITKVKTDNKADVTRGYAGTTSTAGNIVANTIVQSLGIEMEEGGELKKSSVRLPVHITNNTGIIYEEYEVTETAKHINPHGQSGLSVREVESQKKKDEMLGIMENKLLNGVKYVNGKLRMSGGIKSLIKEHGIVLDANNQPFTLDLLDNAVKAIVDKGNPGSANLKANKYFLCVPYLILRTINKLNKDNVRSNITDKVTGTTIEQIVTTSGTVSVFPATSLAPNEFLLIHLNDVSLRQLYPIKEEEGAKTALADNYFLHGEYAHQIKNLPFQVHVKNVKIS from the coding sequence ATGGCAGGAAAAATAGATAAACAATTAAACTCAACAAATCAAGCGATATCAAATGATATTTTAGATGAATTACAATTAGTAAATCCTAATAATTCACCTATCATATCTCATGTTTTAAGAGGTGGAAGAGTAAGTGAAACAACATCTACAACAATAGAATGGATAGATCACTATGAAAGAAAAACAACATCTAGTTTAAAAGTTGCTTTAAGTGCGGGAGCAACTGAAATTCAAGTAGTAGATGAAGATATTTTAGTTCAAGATGCTCTGTTATCAATTGGAGATGAAATTGTAAAAATAACAAAAGTAAAAACAGATAACAAGGCAGATGTTACAAGAGGTTATGCTGGAACAACTTCTACTGCTGGAAATATAGTAGCAAATACAATAGTTCAAAGTTTAGGAATTGAAATGGAAGAAGGTGGAGAACTTAAAAAGTCTTCTGTTAGATTACCTGTTCACATAACAAATAACACAGGAATCATATATGAAGAATATGAAGTAACTGAAACTGCTAAACATATAAATCCACATGGACAAAGTGGTCTTTCTGTAAGAGAAGTTGAATCTCAAAAGAAAAAAGATGAGATGCTAGGAATTATGGAAAATAAACTTTTAAATGGAGTTAAGTATGTAAATGGTAAATTAAGAATGTCTGGAGGTATTAAATCTTTAATTAAAGAACATGGAATAGTTTTAGATGCTAATAATCAACCTTTCACATTAGATTTATTAGATAATGCTGTAAAAGCAATAGTGGACAAAGGAAATCCTGGTTCTGCTAATTTAAAAGCAAATAAATATTTTTTATGTGTTCCTTATTTAATTTTAAGAACTATTAATAAATTAAATAAAGATAATGTTAGATCAAATATAACTGATAAAGTAACAGGAACTACAATAGAACAAATAGTCACAACATCAGGGACCGTATCTGTATTTCCTGCTACATCTCTAGCACCAAACGAATTTTTATTAATTCACTTAAATGATGTTAGTTTAAGACAATTATATCCAATAAAAGAAGAAGAAGGAGCTAAAACTGCTCTAGCAGATAATTACTTCTTACATGGGGAATATGCACATCAAATAAAGAATTTACCATTCCAAGTACATGTTAAAAATGTAAAAATATCATAG
- a CDS encoding capsid assembly scaffolding protein Gp46 family protein has product MKRFKLNIQQFAEGEPKTFTQEEVDKMIETRLKRENEKFEKAKKELERKHDETIEDYEERIKNANLTAEEKHKKELEKIQKDLDAKNAELSKIKTDEIKRTTLAKYKMPDKFLDRISGANEEEIEASVKGFVETMGEYVKSLGASGVPGAMNGGSSGIDKKAKLEELRQKAYESGSEIDRANYTRAKQELENSGGNE; this is encoded by the coding sequence ATGAAAAGATTTAAACTTAATATTCAACAATTTGCTGAAGGAGAACCAAAAACATTTACTCAAGAAGAAGTTGACAAAATGATTGAAACTAGACTTAAAAGAGAAAATGAAAAGTTTGAAAAGGCTAAAAAAGAACTTGAAAGAAAGCATGATGAAACTATTGAAGATTATGAAGAAAGAATTAAAAATGCTAATCTTACTGCAGAAGAAAAGCATAAAAAAGAACTTGAAAAGATTCAAAAAGACTTAGATGCAAAGAATGCTGAACTTTCAAAAATAAAGACAGATGAAATCAAAAGAACTACATTAGCAAAGTATAAAATGCCAGATAAATTTTTAGATAGAATTTCTGGAGCTAACGAAGAAGAAATAGAGGCATCTGTTAAGGGTTTTGTAGAAACAATGGGAGAATATGTAAAATCTCTTGGTGCTAGTGGAGTACCAGGAGCTATGAATGGTGGTAGTAGCGGTATCGATAAAAAGGCTAAATTAGAAGAATTAAGACAAAAAGCTTATGAAAGTGGCTCAGAAATAGATAGAGCTAACTATACAAGAGCAAAACAAGAATTAGAAAACTCAGGAGGTAATGAATAA
- a CDS encoding minor capsid protein: MAQKNRDYWEERQIKREAKAFTTIQDIEKEYQIALSKAKQDIIKEISRITTTYMNDNILNYNEALKHLKGDDYKVWKKDLHDYMKEYNKLLKNAPLQAQKLYLEIETLSAKSRISRLDSLKTQIDMELTKLIFGVDDNAKNTLTSVYRDTFIEVTKDLGINPVVSRDKIKTVLDKPWSGANFSQRLWSNTDKLAETVKQEIVNGMIQGINLKTMTKRVSERFETAKKNDVERLLRTEVNYVLNQATLDGYKEAGIEKYEFSATLDSRTSQICSELHGNIFEIKNIAVGLNYPPMHPRCRSTTIPIIDYESLVKQGREEIEKNNYTLDDSNSNDVLTNNENRSINEFKEASSIKEANEFAEKLGLRADYTGIDIRCANEWNKGLYDMKEKFPEVVENIKFVGSTQIRNKLILQEIENDLRKAGFSKEAIIDSLEYVKREYKIIINKNAMAVSLFIDKDNKDPINMIRAKYQGITMNSLHFKNYEEVAESLKIQVNVKWHPVSCDTVKAVFDHEFGHQLDSFLGIRNKKEMIEILEENKKEKGKFLSEYSIFNNLDEINIKETIAEGWSEYCNNPNPRELSQRVGKLIEREYNIYKKGSE; this comes from the coding sequence ATATGAATGATAATATTCTAAATTATAATGAAGCTTTGAAACATTTAAAAGGTGATGATTACAAAGTTTGGAAAAAAGATTTACATGATTATATGAAAGAATATAACAAACTTTTAAAGAATGCACCTTTACAAGCACAAAAATTATATTTAGAAATTGAAACGTTATCTGCTAAAAGTCGTATAAGTAGATTAGATAGTCTTAAAACTCAAATTGATATGGAGCTTACTAAGTTGATATTTGGAGTTGATGATAATGCTAAGAATACTTTAACATCAGTTTATAGAGATACTTTCATAGAAGTAACAAAGGACTTAGGTATTAATCCTGTTGTCAGTAGAGATAAAATAAAAACAGTCCTGGATAAACCTTGGAGTGGTGCCAATTTTTCTCAGAGGCTTTGGAGCAATACAGATAAACTAGCAGAAACAGTTAAGCAAGAAATAGTTAATGGTATGATACAAGGGATTAATCTTAAAACTATGACTAAAAGAGTTTCTGAAAGATTTGAAACAGCTAAAAAAAATGATGTTGAAAGACTTCTAAGAACTGAAGTTAATTATGTTTTGAATCAAGCTACACTTGATGGATATAAAGAAGCTGGAATAGAAAAATATGAGTTCAGTGCTACTTTAGATAGTAGAACAAGTCAAATTTGCTCTGAATTACATGGTAATATATTTGAAATAAAAAATATAGCTGTTGGATTAAATTATCCACCTATGCACCCAAGATGCAGAAGCACGACTATCCCAATTATTGATTATGAAAGCTTAGTTAAACAAGGTAGAGAAGAAATAGAAAAGAATAATTATACTTTAGATGATTCTAATAGTAATGATGTATTGACAAATAATGAAAATAGGAGTATAAATGAATTTAAAGAAGCAAGTTCAATAAAAGAAGCTAATGAATTTGCTGAAAAGCTAGGACTAAGAGCTGACTATACAGGGATAGATATAAGATGTGCTAATGAATGGAATAAAGGTTTGTATGATATGAAAGAAAAATTCCCTGAAGTAGTTGAAAATATAAAATTTGTAGGTTCTACTCAAATTAGAAATAAATTAATTCTTCAAGAAATTGAAAATGATTTAAGAAAAGCAGGATTTTCAAAAGAAGCTATTATAGATTCTTTAGAATATGTAAAAAGAGAGTATAAGATTATTATAAACAAAAATGCAATGGCAGTTTCATTATTCATAGATAAAGATAATAAAGATCCTATAAATATGATAAGGGCAAAATATCAAGGAATAACTATGAATAGTTTGCACTTTAAAAATTATGAAGAAGTAGCAGAATCTCTTAAAATACAAGTTAATGTAAAATGGCATCCTGTTAGTTGTGATACTGTAAAAGCTGTTTTTGATCATGAATTTGGTCATCAGTTGGATAGTTTTTTAGGAATAAGAAATAAAAAAGAAATGATAGAAATATTAGAGGAAAATAAAAAAGAAAAAGGAAAATTTTTATCAGAATATTCTATTTTTAATAATTTAGATGAAATTAATATAAAAGAAACTATAGCTGAAGGATGGAGCGAATACTGCAATAATCCTAACCCAAGAGAATTATCTCAAAGAGTGGGTAAACTAATAGAAAGAGAATATAATATTTATAAAAAGGGAAGTGAGTAG